The uncultured Desulfuromonas sp. genome has a segment encoding these proteins:
- a CDS encoding rhomboid family intramembrane serine protease: protein MDWKRFFDSLGMNGTRWQWRIMKWQRQWKQVKRGEGLTGSDFSISQVLLFVNLILFSVMILRGMATGGGMSSLLRPNAELLVISGGQWWPLVIQNGEWWRCITYAYTHAGLIHIGFNMMVLYQVGPMLEREIGPSGFISLYTLTALAATGLGYFWHPMTVVIGASGALFGMIGFSITYFHRIGGHQALAQRDFMIRWAVFAFIFGFLVGADNAAHLGGAVSGAVFGLVYPIALRTRQTLSPLTNTLAALSLIATIASLVFLVLSWF, encoded by the coding sequence GTGGACTGGAAACGTTTTTTCGACAGCCTGGGCATGAATGGAACACGTTGGCAATGGCGCATTATGAAATGGCAGCGTCAGTGGAAACAGGTCAAACGTGGTGAAGGTCTGACCGGCAGTGACTTTTCCATCTCTCAGGTGCTGCTGTTTGTCAACCTGATCCTGTTTTCCGTGATGATCCTGCGCGGCATGGCAACGGGGGGCGGCATGTCCAGCCTGCTCAGGCCCAATGCTGAGCTGCTGGTGATTTCGGGCGGTCAATGGTGGCCTCTGGTCATACAAAATGGTGAATGGTGGCGCTGCATCACTTACGCCTATACCCATGCCGGACTGATTCACATCGGTTTCAACATGATGGTCCTTTATCAGGTGGGTCCCATGCTGGAACGGGAGATCGGTCCCAGCGGGTTTATTTCTCTGTACACTCTTACGGCCTTGGCAGCCACCGGCCTCGGCTATTTCTGGCATCCTATGACCGTGGTCATCGGTGCATCCGGTGCACTGTTCGGGATGATCGGCTTTTCCATCACTTATTTTCATCGGATTGGCGGCCACCAGGCCCTTGCCCAGCGAGATTTCATGATCCGTTGGGCGGTGTTTGCCTTTATCTTCGGCTTTCTTGTCGGGGCCGACAATGCGGCTCATTTGGGTGGTGCCGTCAGCGGAGCCGTGTTTGGTCTGGTCTATCCCATCGCCCTGCGCACCCGACAAACCTTGTCACCACTGACCAACACCTTGGCAGCACTGAGCCTCATCGCAACAATAGCCAGTCTGGTTTTTCTCGTGCTCAGTTGGTTTTAA
- a CDS encoding EVE domain-containing protein has translation MNYWLMKSEPTAFGIDDLQQMPHQTEHWDGVRNYQARNMMRDDMKIGDLAFFYHSNCAEPGIVGIMEVVKEGYPDFTAFDPNSKYFDAKSDGDKPRWFMVDIRYVRHFKRVIPLKELKEYPQLDGMQILRKGNRLSITPVSKEHWDFIVGLEDV, from the coding sequence ATGAACTACTGGCTGATGAAATCGGAACCGACAGCATTCGGTATTGATGATCTGCAACAGATGCCGCACCAGACCGAACATTGGGACGGTGTGCGCAACTATCAGGCACGCAACATGATGCGCGATGACATGAAAATCGGTGATCTGGCGTTCTTCTACCACTCCAACTGCGCCGAACCCGGCATTGTCGGTATCATGGAAGTGGTCAAGGAGGGCTACCCCGATTTCACCGCGTTTGATCCCAACAGCAAATACTTTGACGCCAAAAGCGACGGTGACAAGCCGCGCTGGTTTATGGTCGATATCCGCTATGTGCGCCATTTCAAACGGGTGATTCCTCTCAAAGAGCTTAAAGAGTATCCGCAACTTGACGGCATGCAAATTCTGCGTAAGGGCAACCGTTTGTCCATTACACCGGTGAGCAAAGAGCATTGGGACTTTATTGTCGGTCTGGAAGACGTTTAA
- the rssA gene encoding patatin-like phospholipase RssA, which produces MTKQRMPKIGLALGSGSARGWSHIGVIKALAEIGIEPDIVTGCSIGSVVGAAYVSGRLSLFEDWVRSLTRMDVARVFELDFSLSGFVDVQRLQGFFHDYVVDDQTMIEALDKTFAAVATDLENGREIWFSEGSLKEAIWPSIALPGIFPPVRHDGRWLVDGGLVNPVPVSICRALGAEVVIAVNLNGDIVGKHFTRIETEASLESEVEKNRFTTNISKTLRDYSSALFPGREKDVPPKPPGIFEALAGSINITQDRITRSRMAGDPPDFLLTPKLSKIGLLEFYRADEAIREGEACVLRQKEQFVNFLNL; this is translated from the coding sequence ATGACCAAACAACGCATGCCTAAAATCGGACTCGCTCTGGGGAGTGGTTCGGCCCGCGGCTGGAGTCATATCGGCGTGATTAAGGCGTTGGCCGAAATCGGCATTGAGCCGGATATTGTGACGGGTTGTTCTATTGGCAGTGTGGTCGGAGCCGCTTATGTCAGTGGTCGCCTTTCATTGTTTGAAGACTGGGTGCGTTCCCTGACCCGCATGGATGTGGCGCGCGTTTTCGAACTTGATTTTTCTCTGAGTGGTTTTGTCGATGTCCAACGGTTGCAGGGGTTCTTCCACGACTATGTGGTCGATGATCAGACGATGATTGAAGCGCTGGATAAAACCTTTGCCGCCGTGGCTACCGATCTGGAAAATGGCCGCGAAATTTGGTTTTCCGAGGGTTCTCTCAAAGAGGCGATCTGGCCTTCAATCGCCTTGCCGGGGATTTTTCCGCCGGTGCGTCATGACGGCCGCTGGCTGGTGGACGGTGGACTGGTCAATCCGGTTCCGGTGTCGATTTGTCGGGCGTTGGGGGCTGAGGTGGTGATCGCGGTCAACCTCAATGGTGACATTGTCGGTAAACACTTCACCCGCATCGAAACGGAAGCGTCGCTGGAAAGTGAGGTGGAGAAGAACCGCTTCACGACCAATATCAGTAAAACTCTGCGCGATTATTCCTCAGCACTGTTTCCCGGAAGGGAAAAGGACGTCCCTCCCAAGCCTCCGGGAATCTTCGAAGCTCTGGCCGGTTCGATCAATATCACCCAGGATCGCATTACCCGCAGCCGGATGGCCGGCGATCCACCGGATTTTCTCCTGACGCCGAAATTGTCCAAAATCGGTTTGCTGGAATTTTATCGTGCCGATGAAGCAATCCGTGAAGGGGAAGCCTGTGTCCTGCGTCAGAAGGAGCAGTTTGTCAATTTTCTCAATCTGTAG
- a CDS encoding YihY/virulence factor BrkB family protein, whose protein sequence is MALKTSVAKWQKWLTTDLWADSGKRGSYDIVRVLAAAVIGFRRRNCIQHAAALTFNTLLALIPLLAIMFALLKGLGVHNTIEPLLLKQLSVGSEEVVANIITYINNTNVARLGSVGLVMLVFTVLALLSNIEKSFNDLWQVEETRSLFRRFADYFSVVTLGPLFVLAAISMNTSIRSQQVVQWLLSKPVFGDALLMLFEVLPFFAIWAAFIFLYMFVPNTKVKLSSALVGGISAGSLWLLTQWGYVNFQYGVGKYNAIYGTMAALPIFMIWLYVSWMITLLGVQLCWAFQSRCHISRLLGKESRHDEWEPMHVLELLVLIFNRFKQGKTPWPVEELLEAASMPNTQARLALERLKACDIVVLADDDVRDALVVVPQRSAEVVDLAHVLEPQVPHALEQEVSAVTGPLNRSYHDYLISFNLPELIQQTAAEQPSQNNS, encoded by the coding sequence ATGGCATTGAAAACATCCGTGGCTAAATGGCAGAAGTGGCTGACCACCGATTTGTGGGCTGATAGCGGTAAACGGGGGAGCTACGACATTGTCCGGGTGCTGGCAGCGGCGGTGATCGGTTTTCGTCGTCGTAACTGCATTCAACATGCTGCAGCATTGACCTTCAATACCCTGCTGGCGCTGATCCCTTTACTGGCGATCATGTTCGCTCTGCTCAAAGGGCTTGGTGTTCACAATACCATTGAACCACTGCTCCTCAAGCAACTCTCCGTGGGTTCTGAAGAAGTTGTTGCCAACATTATCACCTACATTAACAATACCAATGTGGCCCGGCTTGGCTCCGTCGGTCTGGTGATGTTGGTGTTTACCGTTCTGGCCCTGCTCTCCAATATCGAAAAATCGTTCAATGATCTGTGGCAGGTGGAAGAGACCCGTTCGCTGTTTCGCCGGTTTGCCGATTATTTTTCCGTGGTCACGTTGGGGCCGTTGTTTGTTCTGGCCGCCATCTCCATGAATACTTCGATCCGCAGTCAGCAGGTGGTGCAGTGGCTGTTGAGCAAACCGGTATTTGGTGATGCTCTGCTGATGCTGTTTGAGGTTCTGCCGTTCTTCGCTATCTGGGCGGCCTTTATTTTCCTCTACATGTTCGTTCCCAATACGAAAGTAAAGTTGTCGTCTGCCCTGGTCGGAGGGATCAGTGCCGGCAGCCTGTGGCTGCTGACGCAATGGGGCTATGTCAATTTTCAGTACGGTGTCGGGAAATACAATGCCATTTACGGCACCATGGCCGCGTTACCGATTTTCATGATCTGGCTGTATGTATCGTGGATGATTACCTTGCTGGGGGTCCAGTTGTGCTGGGCATTTCAGTCGCGTTGTCATATCAGTCGTTTGCTGGGCAAGGAAAGTCGCCATGACGAGTGGGAGCCGATGCATGTGCTGGAATTGCTGGTACTGATTTTTAATCGTTTCAAGCAGGGGAAGACCCCCTGGCCTGTGGAGGAGTTGCTTGAAGCGGCTTCCATGCCCAATACCCAGGCCCGTCTGGCCTTGGAGCGTCTCAAAGCCTGTGACATTGTGGTACTGGCTGATGATGACGTCCGTGATGCTCTGGTTGTCGTTCCCCAGAGATCCGCGGAAGTGGTCGATTTAGCGCACGTCCTTGAACCACAGGTCCCTCACGCTCTTGAGCAGGAAGTCAGTGCGGTGACCGGACCGCTCAACCGTTCCTATCATGATTATCTGATCAGTTTTAATCTCCCGGAGTTGATTCAGCAGACAGCTGCTGAACAACCTTCTCAGAACAACTCCTGA
- a CDS encoding Sir2 family NAD-dependent protein deacetylase, which yields MTQKAIQEAVDYLQQAEALVISTGAGMGVDSGLPDFRGDEGFWNAYPMYKNLGINFYDAANPIHFSRDPEFGWGFYGHRTNLYRDTVPHDGFALLQKWIQELGVDSFVVTSNVDGQFQKAGFAEQRIVEVHGSIHHLQCQRPCRRDIWPNNEEIPIDFTTMRAQHLPRCPHCGEIARPNILMFGDFSWIGDRSEAQQNRFNEFLIRHNGKRLVIIEMGAGTAVPTIRHLTQTLAQKSNAVAIRINPREAQISAPNIGLSLGALEGLMAIDQELF from the coding sequence ATGACACAAAAGGCGATTCAGGAAGCGGTTGACTATCTGCAACAGGCGGAAGCGTTGGTGATCAGCACCGGTGCCGGCATGGGCGTGGACTCAGGTCTGCCCGATTTTCGTGGTGACGAAGGATTCTGGAACGCCTACCCCATGTATAAAAACCTCGGCATCAATTTTTATGACGCCGCCAATCCCATCCATTTTTCGCGTGATCCGGAATTCGGCTGGGGATTTTACGGTCACCGCACCAATCTCTACCGCGACACCGTCCCCCATGATGGGTTTGCCCTGCTGCAGAAATGGATACAGGAACTGGGTGTCGACAGCTTTGTCGTCACGTCCAACGTGGACGGCCAGTTTCAAAAAGCGGGTTTTGCCGAACAACGCATTGTTGAGGTGCATGGTTCCATCCACCACCTGCAATGCCAGCGCCCCTGTCGGCGCGACATCTGGCCCAACAACGAAGAGATTCCCATCGATTTTACCACCATGCGCGCCCAGCATCTGCCGCGCTGCCCCCATTGCGGCGAAATCGCCCGGCCCAACATCCTCATGTTTGGCGATTTTTCGTGGATTGGCGACCGCAGTGAAGCCCAACAAAATCGTTTCAATGAGTTCCTGATCCGCCACAATGGCAAACGGCTGGTGATCATTGAGATGGGTGCCGGTACGGCCGTACCGACCATCCGCCATCTGACTCAGACCCTGGCGCAAAAAAGCAATGCGGTTGCAATCCGCATCAATCCACGCGAAGCGCAGATCTCCGCGCCGAACATCGGCCTTTCGCTCGGCGCTCTGGAAGGCCTGATGGCCATTGATCAGGAGTTGTTCTGA
- a CDS encoding DUF2721 domain-containing protein, translating into MEITLTTPALLFPAISLLLLAYTNRFLTLAALIRSLYAEWRDNHDHVLFGQLKNLRKRVLLIRTMQTMGIASLFLCVLAMLLFYLELILAGEVIFALSLVLLMISLGLSVYEIQISVHALDLQLKDLESPRPANPNGTCHPQPEQRPPSSLGSS; encoded by the coding sequence ATGGAAATCACTCTAACCACACCGGCCCTGCTGTTTCCGGCCATCTCACTACTGTTGTTGGCCTACACCAACCGTTTTCTCACTCTGGCCGCGCTGATCCGCAGCCTGTATGCCGAGTGGCGCGACAACCACGACCACGTGCTGTTCGGCCAACTGAAAAACCTGCGCAAACGGGTGTTGCTCATCCGCACCATGCAGACCATGGGCATTGCCAGCCTGTTTCTGTGTGTGCTGGCCATGCTGTTGTTTTATCTCGAACTGATTCTGGCTGGAGAGGTTATTTTCGCTCTGAGTCTGGTGCTGTTGATGATCTCCCTCGGTCTGTCGGTGTATGAAATTCAGATTTCGGTGCATGCCCTTGATCTGCAACTCAAGGATCTTGAATCGCCCCGTCCAGCCAATCCCAACGGCACCTGCCATCCGCAACCGGAACAACGCCCCCCTTCCTCACTGGGCAGCTCGTGA
- a CDS encoding HIT family protein, with protein MSEKFTLNQQLAEDCIVLGSLGESLLLLLNNSLVPWFILVPQTNACEIHDMATEERQQLFAEMMELARFVDNEFKPDKVNTGAIGNMVRQLHVHIIARYEDDYCWPQVVWGRPEKKLYTQKEIDRIVTRLTSRLKERFIVEPNLNK; from the coding sequence ATGAGCGAAAAATTCACCCTGAACCAGCAGCTGGCAGAAGACTGTATCGTCCTTGGCTCCCTTGGCGAAAGCCTGCTGCTATTGCTGAACAACTCCCTGGTTCCCTGGTTTATTCTGGTGCCACAGACCAATGCTTGTGAAATTCATGATATGGCAACGGAAGAACGGCAACAGCTGTTTGCCGAGATGATGGAACTGGCTCGTTTCGTTGATAACGAATTCAAACCGGATAAAGTCAATACCGGAGCCATCGGCAACATGGTCCGGCAACTTCACGTGCATATTATTGCCCGTTACGAAGATGACTATTGCTGGCCTCAGGTCGTCTGGGGACGCCCGGAGAAAAAACTTTATACCCAGAAGGAAATTGACCGGATTGTTACCCGACTGACATCACGTTTAAAAGAACGCTTTATTGTCGAGCCCAATCTGAATAAATGA
- a CDS encoding SlyX family protein, whose protein sequence is MDDRINDLESRIAFQEHTIQELQDLVATHQKQLYDMEEAMKVMARRISQMSTASSGTGTGSEEERPPHY, encoded by the coding sequence ATGGACGATCGTATCAATGATCTGGAAAGCCGCATCGCTTTTCAGGAACACACCATCCAGGAATTGCAGGATCTTGTCGCGACACATCAGAAACAACTCTACGATATGGAAGAAGCCATGAAAGTGATGGCGCGGCGCATCAGCCAAATGTCTACGGCCTCATCCGGGACTGGAACCGGCAGCGAAGAGGAGCGTCCGCCTCATTATTGA
- a CDS encoding enoyl-CoA hydratase/isomerase family protein: MAERCILTDRHDQIGFITLNRPEHMNTFTPEFADLLDQALWDFERDDDVRVIVINAAGKHFCTGISLDQFNNKNALEYRQFLYGIDAFYHTLNRLNTPTIASVQGYALANGAGLSFGCDLTVATESSTFGTTAINVGLICLGPAAPMTKLIGRKKTMELVLTGDMISAQEAQRLGLINKVVTDDQLEEETLKLAKKLVKKSPLALSIGKEGLRRLQDVPYHQGLESMDDLFAALCATDDAEEGVRAFLEKREPQWKRR; this comes from the coding sequence ATGGCAGAACGCTGTATTTTGACGGATCGACACGATCAGATCGGTTTTATTACCTTAAACCGGCCGGAACACATGAATACCTTTACCCCGGAGTTTGCCGATCTTCTGGATCAGGCTCTGTGGGATTTTGAGCGTGATGATGATGTCCGCGTGATTGTCATCAATGCAGCGGGAAAGCATTTTTGCACCGGAATCTCTCTTGATCAGTTCAATAACAAGAATGCGTTGGAATACCGGCAGTTTCTTTACGGAATCGATGCGTTTTATCACACTCTCAATCGTCTGAATACGCCGACCATCGCCTCCGTCCAGGGGTATGCCCTGGCTAATGGCGCCGGATTGTCCTTTGGCTGTGATCTGACCGTAGCCACGGAGTCCTCGACATTCGGCACTACGGCGATCAATGTCGGCCTGATCTGCCTGGGGCCTGCGGCACCGATGACCAAGTTGATCGGCCGTAAGAAGACCATGGAGCTGGTATTGACCGGTGACATGATCAGTGCGCAAGAGGCACAACGCCTGGGCCTGATCAATAAGGTTGTCACAGACGATCAGCTTGAAGAGGAAACCCTCAAACTGGCAAAAAAACTGGTGAAGAAAAGTCCGTTGGCGTTGAGTATCGGCAAGGAAGGGTTGCGGCGTTTGCAGGATGTCCCCTATCATCAGGGCCTGGAAAGCATGGATGATCTGTTTGCCGCCCTGTGTGCCACCGACGATGCCGAGGAAGGCGTCCGTGCGTTTCTCGAAAAAAGAGAGCCGCAGTGGAAACGGCGGTAA
- a CDS encoding methyltransferase domain-containing protein, whose protein sequence is MTSDWDQRWKERQERPLQADRWLLKALSLLSETGTALDIACGRGRNAVYLQQHGWQVTAVDSSVEALHQVQSACPEITTLHHDLDDPLELNQHYDLVVQFFFLNRRQLPHFMQQVRPGGVMIIRTFSDAGKFGSKGGNPEHRLQPRELLEIFSGWEVLCHEEGIEPSHKGGSLAGIVAQRPL, encoded by the coding sequence ATGACCTCTGATTGGGATCAACGCTGGAAAGAACGTCAGGAGCGACCATTGCAAGCCGACCGTTGGCTGCTCAAGGCGCTGTCGCTGCTCTCTGAAACCGGCACAGCATTGGATATCGCCTGCGGTCGCGGCCGCAATGCCGTCTACTTGCAACAGCACGGCTGGCAGGTGACAGCCGTTGACAGCTCTGTCGAGGCGCTACATCAGGTCCAATCCGCCTGCCCGGAGATCACCACGCTCCATCACGATCTTGATGACCCCCTTGAGTTGAATCAGCACTACGATCTGGTGGTGCAGTTTTTCTTCCTCAACCGCCGACAACTGCCCCACTTCATGCAACAGGTGCGGCCTGGAGGTGTCATGATCATTCGCACGTTCAGTGATGCGGGTAAATTTGGCAGCAAAGGTGGTAATCCTGAACACCGACTGCAACCGAGGGAATTGCTGGAAATCTTTTCAGGCTGGGAGGTTCTTTGTCACGAAGAAGGCATCGAGCCATCGCACAAAGGGGGCAGTCTGGCCGGGATTGTGGCGCAACGACCGCTTTGA
- a CDS encoding NAD-dependent succinate-semialdehyde dehydrogenase yields the protein MALESLNPATGEVLETFAEWSDEQVVSTIEAVHGAYLKWRTTSFAERKPLMLKAADVLRQRKNEFATMMALEMGKPVVEGRAEVEKCALVCEYYAENAEQMLAPEPIESDASRSYVAFRPQGIVLAVMPWNFPFWQVFRFAAPALMAGNVGVLKHASNVPRCALAIEQVFVEAGFPADVFRTLMIGSRKVAQVIEHPYVVATTLTGSDIAGRKVAEKSGAMLKKSVMELGGSDPFIVLNDADLDLAASVAVTARCINSGQSCIAAKRFIVEDGVYDAFLEKFKANMAALKVGDPCDESTQVGPQAREDLMRELHGQVEASVAKGAKVALGGIPGEAAFYPPTILTEVRKGMPAYSEEFFGPVAIVIRVKDADEALFVANDTEFGLGGSVWTTDSAKGEKVAGQIRSGAVFVNGMTKSDPRLPFGGVGISGFGRELSHYGIKEFVNIQTVWIK from the coding sequence ATGGCTCTGGAATCACTGAATCCGGCGACAGGTGAAGTGCTGGAAACTTTTGCAGAATGGTCTGATGAGCAGGTGGTCTCGACGATTGAAGCCGTTCATGGCGCGTATCTGAAGTGGCGGACCACATCATTTGCCGAGCGTAAGCCGTTGATGCTTAAAGCGGCTGACGTTTTACGGCAGCGAAAAAATGAATTTGCTACCATGATGGCCTTGGAGATGGGCAAGCCGGTAGTCGAAGGACGCGCCGAAGTTGAGAAGTGCGCGCTGGTCTGTGAGTATTATGCCGAAAATGCCGAACAGATGCTGGCGCCGGAACCTATTGAGAGTGATGCCAGTCGTTCCTATGTGGCATTTCGACCACAGGGGATTGTCCTGGCGGTCATGCCGTGGAACTTTCCGTTCTGGCAGGTGTTCCGTTTTGCCGCTCCGGCATTGATGGCCGGGAATGTCGGCGTCCTCAAGCATGCGTCCAATGTGCCGCGCTGCGCTCTGGCCATTGAACAGGTGTTTGTCGAGGCTGGTTTCCCGGCGGATGTATTCCGGACTCTGATGATAGGCTCGCGCAAGGTTGCCCAGGTGATAGAGCATCCCTATGTGGTGGCCACCACGCTGACCGGCAGTGATATTGCCGGACGTAAAGTCGCTGAAAAATCCGGTGCCATGTTGAAAAAATCAGTCATGGAGTTGGGTGGTAGTGATCCGTTTATTGTGTTGAATGATGCCGATCTCGATCTGGCGGCGTCCGTGGCTGTTACCGCGCGCTGTATTAATTCAGGGCAAAGCTGCATTGCCGCCAAACGCTTTATTGTCGAAGACGGCGTGTATGATGCCTTTTTGGAGAAGTTCAAAGCCAATATGGCGGCCTTGAAAGTGGGGGATCCCTGTGATGAGTCTACTCAGGTCGGCCCCCAGGCTCGCGAAGATCTGATGCGCGAGCTGCATGGTCAGGTGGAAGCATCCGTGGCCAAAGGCGCTAAAGTGGCGCTGGGTGGCATTCCCGGCGAGGCGGCGTTTTATCCACCTACCATTCTCACTGAGGTCAGGAAAGGAATGCCGGCGTACAGTGAAGAGTTTTTTGGTCCGGTGGCCATTGTCATTCGCGTTAAAGACGCCGACGAAGCGTTGTTTGTCGCCAATGATACCGAATTCGGTCTCGGCGGCTCGGTGTGGACGACGGATAGTGCCAAAGGTGAGAAGGTTGCCGGACAGATTCGCTCCGGTGCGGTGTTTGTCAATGGGATGACCAAGAGTGACCCGCGCCTGCCGTTTGGCGGCGTCGGCATCTCCGGGTTTGGCCGCGAGTTGTCCCACTACGGCATTAAAGAATTTGTCAATATTCAGACGGTATGGATCAAATAG
- a CDS encoding aminoacyl-tRNA deacylase, whose translation MAKVKFPTTQAIRQLKQHKVRYTPQLYAYEEKGGTRVSAKELGVDEHAVIKTLVMEDEHQSPLIILMHGDCEVSTKEMARTLNVKRITPCSPDIAHKHTGYLVGGTSPFGTLKPLPVYVEHTILDLPLIYINGGKRGFLVSLAPQVVVDVLQATPVEVAI comes from the coding sequence ATGGCAAAAGTTAAATTCCCGACCACCCAGGCCATCCGCCAACTGAAACAGCACAAAGTGCGTTACACGCCACAACTCTATGCCTATGAGGAAAAAGGCGGCACGCGGGTGTCCGCAAAAGAGCTGGGAGTCGACGAACACGCTGTAATCAAAACGCTGGTGATGGAGGATGAACATCAGTCACCGCTGATTATTCTCATGCACGGTGATTGCGAGGTATCCACCAAGGAGATGGCTCGCACCCTCAATGTCAAGCGGATCACCCCGTGCAGCCCGGATATTGCCCACAAACATACCGGTTATCTGGTGGGCGGCACGTCTCCTTTTGGGACACTCAAGCCCCTGCCCGTTTATGTGGAACACACGATTCTTGATCTGCCGTTGATTTATATCAATGGGGGAAAACGCGGATTTCTGGTGAGTCTGGCGCCTCAGGTAGTGGTCGATGTATTACAGGCGACACCTGTTGAGGTCGCCATTTAA
- a CDS encoding DEAD/DEAH box helicase, producing the protein MTKFNDLGLSAELLRAVADQGYSEPTPIQAQAIPAVLNGGDILAAAQTGTGKTAGFTLPVLQRLSETPLSAERRPVRALVLTPTRELAAQVGASVSDYGKYLPLRSAVVFGGVKINPQISQLRKGVDILVATPGRLLDHVAQKTVDLSKVDILILDEADRMLDMGFIRDIRKILALLPTQRQNLLFSATFSDDIKRLADSLLKTPTLIEVARRNTASEQVEQRVHLIEKSRKRELLSHMIGSQNWQQVLVFTRTKRGANRLAQQLEKDGLKSTAIHGNKTQGARTKALADFKAGRARVLVATDIAARGLDIDQLPHVVNYELPDVPEDYVHRIGRTGRAGREGKAISLVCSEEKKQLRDIEKLLKRPITKEVVAGYEVSATDKATARPTSQPRKNSPRNQRPNRNSHGAKKPAWSGRRKSSSRAAV; encoded by the coding sequence TTGACGAAGTTTAACGACCTCGGCCTGTCGGCCGAACTGTTGCGTGCTGTTGCCGATCAAGGTTACAGCGAGCCCACCCCGATTCAAGCCCAAGCGATTCCCGCCGTCCTCAACGGTGGCGACATTCTCGCCGCAGCGCAAACCGGCACTGGTAAAACCGCGGGTTTTACCCTGCCTGTCCTGCAGCGCCTCAGTGAAACCCCACTTTCCGCCGAGCGCCGCCCGGTGCGTGCGCTGGTGCTGACACCGACACGCGAACTGGCGGCTCAGGTTGGTGCCAGTGTTTCTGATTACGGTAAATACCTGCCGTTACGCAGCGCCGTTGTTTTCGGTGGTGTCAAAATCAATCCGCAAATCAGCCAGCTGCGTAAAGGGGTGGATATTCTGGTGGCCACTCCCGGCCGTCTGCTCGACCATGTGGCACAGAAAACCGTTGATCTGTCCAAGGTCGACATTCTTATTCTCGACGAAGCGGACCGGATGCTCGACATGGGATTTATCCGCGATATCCGCAAGATCCTCGCTCTGTTGCCGACGCAACGACAAAACCTGCTGTTTTCAGCCACATTTTCCGATGACATCAAGCGTCTGGCTGATTCGCTGCTGAAAACACCGACCCTGATTGAGGTTGCCCGACGCAATACGGCGTCCGAACAGGTGGAACAACGTGTTCATCTGATTGAAAAAAGCCGCAAGCGAGAGCTGCTCTCCCATATGATCGGCTCGCAAAACTGGCAACAGGTTCTGGTCTTCACCCGCACCAAGCGCGGGGCCAACCGTCTGGCTCAACAACTGGAAAAAGACGGCCTCAAATCAACAGCCATCCACGGCAACAAAACCCAAGGAGCACGGACCAAGGCCCTGGCTGATTTTAAAGCAGGCCGAGCACGGGTGCTGGTTGCTACGGATATCGCCGCGCGGGGTCTGGACATCGACCAACTGCCCCATGTCGTCAATTACGAGCTTCCCGATGTGCCGGAAGATTATGTGCATCGCATTGGTCGCACGGGCCGTGCCGGACGAGAAGGCAAAGCGATCTCATTGGTCTGCAGTGAAGAAAAAAAACAACTGCGCGACATTGAAAAGTTACTGAAACGGCCCATCACCAAAGAAGTGGTGGCCGGCTATGAGGTCAGCGCGACGGATAAAGCAACGGCCCGCCCCACCTCTCAACCGCGGAAAAATTCTCCGCGCAATCAACGGCCAAACCGTAACTCACACGGAGCCAAAAAGCCCGCCTGGTCAGGTCGACGTAAGTCTTCATCGAGAGCGGCGGTTTAA